One bacterium DNA segment encodes these proteins:
- a CDS encoding aminopeptidase yields MDNTLKTSAEVAVRECLTIQSNERVLVITDTKLLEIGEVFLEAASEIADSTMVVIQPRKSHGEEPPPEVAEMMKHYDVLIIPTYRSMSHTEARRNACKAGARCATLPNIMQETMERAMNADYQRISDLSIKLAELMTPAKNVRITTPAGTDLTFSLEGRAGIADTGLVHNPGGFTNLPAGEAYTAPIEGTANGVFVIDGAIADTGILTPENYITIQVKDGYAIEISGGKSAEYLKSIMKPYGKEAYNIAELGIGTNYKAKLIGSVLEDEKVLGTVHIAMGDNRSMGGSIRVASHLDGILLCPTVFFDTKEIMHDGKIVVK; encoded by the coding sequence ATGGATAATACACTAAAGACCTCCGCCGAGGTTGCAGTCAGGGAATGTCTGACAATACAGAGCAACGAACGGGTGCTGGTGATAACCGATACAAAGCTTTTAGAGATCGGTGAGGTTTTTCTCGAAGCAGCAAGCGAAATAGCTGATTCTACAATGGTTGTTATACAACCTCGAAAAAGCCACGGAGAGGAACCTCCGCCCGAAGTTGCCGAGATGATGAAGCATTATGATGTCCTTATTATTCCTACGTATAGGAGCATGAGCCACACAGAAGCGCGTCGCAATGCATGCAAGGCCGGGGCAAGATGTGCAACTTTGCCTAATATCATGCAAGAGACCATGGAACGAGCCATGAATGCCGACTACCAAAGAATCTCTGATTTATCTATCAAACTCGCAGAGCTTATGACTCCGGCGAAAAATGTCCGGATAACAACTCCTGCAGGCACCGATTTAACTTTCTCTTTAGAGGGTAGAGCTGGTATCGCAGACACCGGCCTCGTCCATAATCCCGGAGGTTTCACAAATCTTCCTGCGGGAGAGGCATATACTGCACCAATCGAAGGCACGGCAAATGGCGTTTTTGTTATTGATGGAGCCATAGCCGATACTGGAATTTTAACCCCGGAAAATTATATAACAATTCAGGTTAAAGACGGTTATGCGATAGAGATATCCGGAGGAAAATCCGCAGAATATTTAAAATCCATAATGAAACCATACGGCAAAGAGGCCTATAATATTGCCGAGCTCGGAATTGGAACCAATTACAAAGCCAAACTTATCGGTAGTGTCCTCGAAGATGAAAAGGTTCTTGGCACAGTCCATATCGCAATGGGAGACAACCGTTCCATGGGCGGGAGTATCCGTGTGGCCTCGCATCTCGATGGAATACTGCTTTGTCCGACAGTCTTTTTTGATACTAAAGAGATAATGCACGACGGTAAGATCGTGGTAAAATAA
- a CDS encoding T9SS type A sorting domain-containing protein, whose amino-acid sequence MRKHATAIILMLLLVGGLLAQGVAITQPIDGLTTADEDQLVSYVFSAPEDIDQATVVLSVDGTDYTIGAGLEWTIVNLIYDIVPGVWTEGVHTLSLSALDLVGDPVIGTPLETEFNVDLSAPYMSARTPGVIDETEPILTTDVLEPISVTITDDFGVIDPASIVVEIKDIPYTMASVGVTLTAVDGGYLFEFDPATAGIAWEENDWVTVELMAAQDAPHYGASNVAVPGPEFGFFVDADGPECFPVEPIPFVRDIIWTGCSDLQLTWRIIDENGLDLSSFYIMVNDVRYNWGNYRMVVDTLDSYEVYTVIDSVTTDTTEIVNEVVFTFSPNPQWYEGVVFTVFSPVINDIYGNPATDWDWGAYSWTSWKLRFDNTGPAISNPVPVPSYVTRDLEESISWDMTDTWGAVDPSTVHFIIETSGGEYIEYDAWNAVTTREITYDGLTMTYYPNMGGIAWLQGDTITVTIWDVMDSTEFCDANHLSHPSFSWTFYVADGPMADNLIPGVAEFTSCQAPQISFELIDPDGINPTSVLFQVEDVIFDVNYDITVIETVAIIGGHVITETTEVFPFYQDISLPSRFLLDMALVPPSLINFTDAMEVNCTILEAMDWLANPLWGGPHSWRFWVDYSGPFAGSTMPADGGIAGGPYPVFSIDVLDAVCGMVDPNGVSVQLRGVNFNPLIDPGVFWEDIFGGGRITIDTEIEGFYYDHGSVVNVCLNEAYDNPNHRCGIWGNIALDLPYCWSFTVDNHVPAVEVVEPLNMTVSACPMQPIVIEITDDYGVDPTMFRMTVNHVVIDWGDPRLTWDGTYLSFTPTEDYPEGLVTWALNRLSDVAGNIDDETPLSGGFYADYTAPAITLTDPLDGSTAIVVPEFLKIGTDDMAGLDPLFTQFVIDVYTDETTFVTYIVDEATFPGVFIWDADLNELWLDMAVAGITFDFEVYRVMVSIATADAPEYACPDPNILGLYQYEFFVNPGWMVDLEYWCDESTMVDVYGFGAFFGGTEEYDAGLDELLPPFPPTETPLSFLTPGAGTPLRQDYLGLDSDTWEWTMYTGSQSGCIHWDPTALPALGSFVINGTVDMLGTGEYCFEPGEVILINVTRRVMMVAGGWNLISVPVAPVDPSIEAVFPMVNPADIWEYTGGTPPYVHPAIVHPGRAYMVLYTPGPEDPDPCYFTVPGIPITEYTVDLIKGWNTIGSVYDFGGVSFLDPDDTPDGSCEPIVYYLDPAAGSYAFSDVIVAGMGYWNLVDPPAPFLTCELTVSASYARGAKALPGFEGEPEWTTTMNFAGDAVREITIGGHAEATAEYERGLDIPIPPALPGATFDVYIEGTKYGRLIKDIRNSDGWTIVVNSQTPVEFTWTGNAPEGLILEGMGQEIDLNVDGRAILDPGTYTAKRRVEVPSDYALKGAAPNPFNAACGITFDIPSDSKVTLEVFDMMGRKISTVADGDFAPGTHRVIWNGNDDYDREVSSGVYFYRMNAGDFKASGRMVLIR is encoded by the coding sequence ATGCGTAAGCACGCTACAGCAATTATTTTAATGTTGCTCCTTGTTGGTGGTTTGTTAGCCCAGGGAGTCGCGATTACCCAACCCATCGACGGTCTCACCACGGCCGATGAAGACCAGCTTGTTTCTTATGTCTTCAGTGCGCCGGAGGATATCGACCAAGCTACGGTCGTATTGAGTGTCGATGGAACCGATTACACTATTGGTGCGGGCCTCGAATGGACGATAGTCAACTTGATTTATGACATTGTCCCGGGAGTCTGGACTGAAGGTGTTCACACGCTTAGCCTTTCTGCTCTTGACTTGGTTGGTGACCCAGTTATTGGGACACCTTTAGAAACTGAGTTTAATGTCGATTTGTCCGCTCCTTATATGAGCGCGCGCACACCTGGCGTTATCGATGAGACAGAACCTATTCTTACAACCGATGTTTTGGAACCTATTTCAGTCACCATCACCGACGATTTTGGCGTTATAGATCCCGCCTCGATAGTCGTCGAGATTAAGGATATTCCTTATACTATGGCTTCTGTGGGTGTTACGCTCACTGCAGTCGATGGTGGTTATCTCTTTGAATTCGATCCCGCCACGGCTGGAATCGCTTGGGAAGAGAACGATTGGGTGACAGTCGAACTCATGGCAGCTCAGGATGCTCCTCATTATGGTGCTTCTAATGTTGCTGTTCCGGGGCCTGAATTCGGGTTCTTTGTCGATGCTGATGGTCCTGAGTGCTTCCCAGTCGAGCCGATTCCTTTTGTCCGCGATATTATCTGGACGGGATGTTCTGACCTTCAGCTCACATGGCGCATTATCGATGAAAACGGTCTTGATCTTTCCTCATTCTACATCATGGTTAATGATGTAAGGTATAACTGGGGTAACTATCGTATGGTTGTGGATACTCTCGATTCATACGAAGTTTACACGGTTATCGATTCGGTTACGACTGATACAACCGAGATCGTTAATGAGGTTGTTTTCACATTCTCGCCGAACCCACAATGGTATGAAGGGGTTGTTTTTACAGTCTTTTCGCCGGTTATAAATGATATTTATGGCAATCCGGCTACCGATTGGGATTGGGGTGCATATTCGTGGACATCGTGGAAGCTTCGTTTCGATAACACCGGCCCGGCTATCTCGAACCCTGTTCCTGTTCCGAGCTATGTTACCAGAGACTTAGAAGAGTCGATCAGCTGGGATATGACCGATACATGGGGCGCTGTCGATCCTTCGACGGTTCACTTCATTATCGAGACATCTGGCGGCGAATATATTGAATACGATGCATGGAACGCCGTTACAACCAGAGAGATCACTTATGATGGTTTAACGATGACCTATTATCCCAATATGGGCGGTATCGCCTGGTTACAGGGTGACACAATCACCGTAACCATCTGGGATGTTATGGATTCAACGGAATTCTGTGATGCTAATCATCTTTCGCATCCTTCTTTCAGCTGGACTTTCTATGTTGCTGATGGTCCAATGGCTGACAATTTAATCCCGGGAGTTGCCGAGTTTACAAGTTGTCAAGCTCCTCAGATAAGTTTCGAACTTATTGATCCCGATGGAATTAACCCGACCTCGGTTCTTTTCCAGGTTGAGGATGTTATCTTTGATGTTAATTACGACATAACCGTTATCGAAACTGTTGCGATTATTGGTGGTCATGTGATTACCGAAACGACTGAAGTATTCCCGTTCTATCAGGATATTTCGCTTCCTTCTCGCTTCCTTCTCGATATGGCGCTTGTTCCGCCGAGTTTGATTAATTTCACCGATGCCATGGAGGTTAACTGCACGATTCTCGAAGCTATGGATTGGCTTGCCAATCCGCTTTGGGGAGGTCCTCACAGCTGGCGTTTCTGGGTGGATTACTCTGGTCCGTTCGCGGGCTCGACAATGCCCGCCGATGGTGGTATCGCTGGTGGCCCGTATCCGGTTTTCTCTATCGATGTTTTGGATGCGGTTTGCGGGATGGTAGATCCTAACGGCGTGAGCGTTCAGCTTCGCGGTGTTAACTTTAATCCGCTTATCGATCCCGGTGTTTTCTGGGAAGATATTTTTGGTGGTGGAAGAATCACAATCGATACTGAGATCGAAGGTTTCTACTACGATCATGGTTCTGTTGTTAATGTTTGTCTCAACGAGGCATACGATAATCCAAATCACCGTTGTGGGATTTGGGGCAACATTGCTCTCGATCTTCCCTACTGCTGGAGCTTCACTGTCGATAATCATGTTCCGGCTGTTGAAGTCGTCGAGCCTCTCAATATGACAGTATCGGCTTGTCCAATGCAGCCAATCGTTATCGAAATCACCGATGATTATGGCGTCGATCCTACAATGTTTAGAATGACAGTTAACCATGTAGTTATCGACTGGGGCGACCCAAGACTCACTTGGGATGGAACTTACCTTTCATTTACACCGACTGAGGATTATCCTGAGGGTTTGGTTACCTGGGCTCTTAACAGGCTTTCCGATGTTGCTGGTAATATAGACGATGAAACGCCGCTTTCCGGTGGATTCTATGCGGACTACACCGCTCCTGCCATTACTTTGACCGATCCGCTCGATGGCAGCACAGCTATCGTTGTGCCTGAGTTCCTAAAGATCGGAACCGATGATATGGCTGGACTCGATCCGCTGTTCACGCAGTTTGTTATAGATGTTTACACCGATGAAACTACCTTCGTCACATATATAGTAGATGAAGCGACCTTCCCCGGCGTGTTCATCTGGGATGCCGACTTAAATGAGCTTTGGCTCGATATGGCGGTTGCCGGTATTACATTTGATTTCGAGGTATATCGTGTTATGGTTAGCATTGCTACTGCAGATGCTCCTGAATATGCTTGCCCCGATCCGAATATTCTTGGCCTCTATCAATATGAGTTCTTCGTGAATCCAGGTTGGATGGTCGATCTTGAATATTGGTGTGACGAATCGACTATGGTGGATGTTTATGGATTCGGTGCTTTCTTTGGTGGAACCGAAGAATACGACGCTGGTCTCGATGAGCTACTTCCGCCGTTCCCACCGACCGAGACGCCGCTTTCGTTCTTAACTCCAGGCGCTGGAACTCCGCTCAGGCAAGACTATCTTGGCCTGGACTCCGACACCTGGGAGTGGACTATGTATACTGGTTCTCAGAGTGGTTGTATTCACTGGGATCCCACTGCACTTCCAGCTCTCGGCAGCTTTGTTATCAACGGAACTGTTGACATGCTCGGAACCGGTGAATATTGCTTTGAACCTGGCGAGGTTATTCTAATAAATGTGACTCGTCGTGTGATGATGGTAGCTGGAGGCTGGAATTTGATTTCAGTTCCGGTTGCGCCAGTTGACCCGAGTATCGAGGCTGTTTTCCCGATGGTAAACCCTGCTGATATTTGGGAATACACAGGCGGAACACCGCCTTATGTTCATCCGGCTATAGTTCATCCGGGACGTGCTTATATGGTTCTTTATACACCTGGCCCTGAAGACCCGGATCCCTGTTATTTCACGGTTCCCGGGATTCCTATTACCGAATATACTGTCGATCTGATAAAGGGTTGGAACACTATTGGTAGTGTTTATGACTTCGGTGGAGTTTCATTCCTCGATCCTGATGACACACCTGATGGTAGCTGTGAGCCGATCGTTTACTATCTCGATCCGGCAGCAGGTTCTTATGCCTTCTCCGATGTTATTGTTGCTGGGATGGGCTATTGGAATCTCGTCGATCCTCCGGCTCCTTTCTTAACCTGTGAGCTTACTGTTTCCGCGAGCTATGCCCGTGGCGCGAAAGCTCTACCTGGTTTCGAAGGCGAACCTGAGTGGACAACCACGATGAATTTCGCTGGTGATGCGGTTCGTGAAATAACCATCGGTGGGCATGCCGAGGCTACCGCCGAATACGAACGCGGTCTCGATATACCGATACCGCCGGCCCTTCCGGGTGCCACATTCGATGTCTATATTGAGGGAACCAAATATGGTCGCCTAATTAAGGACATTCGCAATAGCGACGGTTGGACGATCGTTGTGAATTCTCAGACACCGGTCGAGTTTACCTGGACAGGAAATGCTCCAGAGGGACTCATTCTAGAGGGAATGGGCCAAGAAATCGACCTTAACGTCGATGGAAGAGCGATTCTCGATCCAGGCACTTACACAGCGAAACGTCGTGTTGAAGTTCCGAGCGATTATGCACTTAAGGGCGCAGCTCCGAACCCATTCAATGCTGCTTGTGGCATAACATTCGACATTCCGAGTGATTCAAAAGTGACACTCGAAGTGTTCGATATGATGGGACGCAAGATAAGCACCGTTGCCGATGGCGATTTCGCTCCGGGCACACACCGTGTTATCTGGAACGGAAACGACGATTATGATCGTGAAGTTTCCAGTGGAGTCTATTTCTATAGAATGAATGCTGGAGATTTTAAAGCATCTGGCAGAATGGTTCTTATTCGCTAA